In Halogranum gelatinilyticum, the following are encoded in one genomic region:
- a CDS encoding DUF6036 family nucleotidyltransferase, which produces MRRRFDSSYIRSELERIGQQLDNPLTVFLIGGGSMAFRGLKETTKDIDLIVSSGDDLSQLQAVLLELGYDIVREPDEEYEELGAQRIFENDDGCRIDVFNQQVIGKLILSPGIRERSERYLDPGNLVVELVSPEDIFLFKAVAGRVDDIEDMFSLMQTGLEFDVVEAELETQVELLEQELFVTYVNEALTDLTEQHNVTTPLHGPVAEITERVYEELEMLHALDEPKSVADLQQELDRSTADVQEIVIRLEEKDAVAVTDGRVERHSMTI; this is translated from the coding sequence ATGAGGCGGCGGTTCGATAGCTCATACATCCGGTCGGAACTCGAGCGCATCGGCCAGCAGCTGGACAACCCACTTACTGTCTTCTTGATTGGCGGTGGGTCGATGGCCTTTCGCGGACTCAAGGAAACGACCAAAGATATCGACCTCATCGTTTCCTCCGGCGACGATCTGAGCCAGTTACAAGCGGTGCTCCTCGAGTTGGGATACGATATCGTCCGGGAACCGGACGAAGAGTACGAAGAACTCGGTGCCCAGCGCATCTTCGAGAACGATGACGGGTGTCGTATCGACGTTTTCAACCAGCAGGTAATCGGCAAGCTGATTCTGTCTCCAGGCATCCGTGAGCGGAGCGAACGGTATCTCGATCCTGGGAATCTCGTGGTCGAGCTCGTGAGCCCAGAAGATATCTTCCTGTTCAAAGCGGTTGCCGGTCGGGTGGACGATATCGAGGATATGTTCTCGTTGATGCAGACCGGCCTCGAGTTCGATGTCGTCGAAGCGGAACTCGAGACGCAGGTCGAACTCTTGGAGCAAGAGCTGTTCGTGACGTACGTCAACGAAGCGTTGACCGATCTCACCGAACAACACAATGTGACGACGCCGTTGCACGGCCCAGTGGCGGAGATCACCGAACGCGTCTACGAAGAGCTCGAAATGCTGCACGCGCTTGACGAACCGAAGTCGGTGGCTGACCTGCAACAGGAGCTTGATCGGTCTACAGCGGACGTACAGGAGATCGTGATACGACTGGAAGAGAAAGACGCTGTTGCGGTAACCGATGGGCGCGTCGAACGTCACTCAATGACGATCTGA
- a CDS encoding helix-turn-helix domain-containing protein, which yields MLTEGEVRALTALHGEQTVSDFATNLDRSLSYTSELVERLETAGLVETRRQGKTKRIRLSDAKALELLTNLTQQYSHIDWPELLSGAALRVCYYLDTPRTATELARRADVHRSTVHRTLAPLQHRGIVYQTDDGAYALNDGFEQLSVFARELAHHVHRQTVEAQTDTYTILWESLDEFLVQTPTEITDEHFIPTGPDQFQRYGLPLLARDRRYYLYSEATSELSPEMLCCHMLVIDSGPRTQSYCLLLLSHVDIDRGELLAQATKYGVDDVVDDLYTYLDTSGAQRTSRLPEWEDFQELADEYEVTP from the coding sequence ATGCTCACAGAAGGCGAGGTTCGCGCCCTTACAGCCCTCCACGGTGAGCAGACGGTCTCTGACTTTGCAACGAATCTCGATCGGAGTCTCAGCTACACGTCAGAACTCGTCGAGCGGCTCGAAACGGCTGGCCTCGTCGAGACACGTCGACAGGGGAAAACAAAGCGGATTCGACTGTCGGACGCAAAGGCCCTCGAGTTACTCACGAACCTCACACAGCAGTATTCACACATCGACTGGCCGGAGCTGTTGTCAGGGGCAGCCCTCCGTGTGTGCTACTACCTCGACACCCCACGGACCGCGACCGAACTCGCACGCCGCGCCGACGTCCACCGAAGTACCGTCCACCGTACGCTTGCCCCGCTTCAGCATCGCGGAATCGTCTACCAAACTGACGACGGGGCGTACGCACTGAACGACGGCTTCGAACAGTTGAGCGTATTCGCTCGTGAGCTTGCCCATCACGTCCACCGTCAGACTGTCGAAGCACAGACCGACACCTACACGATTCTGTGGGAGTCCCTCGACGAGTTCCTTGTCCAGACACCGACTGAGATCACCGACGAACACTTCATTCCGACAGGACCAGACCAATTCCAGCGATACGGTCTCCCGCTGTTGGCACGTGATCGTCGATACTACCTCTATTCGGAAGCGACGAGCGAGCTCTCCCCGGAGATGTTGTGCTGTCACATGCTCGTGATTGATTCCGGCCCACGAACGCAGTCATACTGCCTGCTCCTGCTCAGTCACGTCGACATCGACCGCGGCGAACTTCTAGCCCAAGCCACCAAGTACGGCGTCGACGACGTCGTCGACGACCTCTACACGTATCTCGACACCAGCGGTGCCCAGCGGACGTCCCGACTTCCCGAGTGGGAGGACTTCCAGGAACTGGCTGACGAGTACGAGGTGACGCCATGA
- a CDS encoding class I SAM-dependent methyltransferase — protein MTDTERDCHGYTPMDYDSDSEADEVYQRCLSYLLAHAPIEPDDVVLDIGTGTGIVAFELASKCDHVIGRDIYDEWPRYAREKAEQRGIENVSFSHGSFREPNVDEPVDVVIASYALYMAYDEGGEDELRAAIGGLASLNSRCIVIADKMRFAPVQSPSDYETLPPMGTVADLLVDAGFTITDIEIITKSVGVIIATR, from the coding sequence ATGACCGACACAGAACGCGATTGTCACGGGTACACCCCGATGGACTACGACTCGGACAGCGAGGCAGACGAGGTGTACCAGCGGTGTCTGTCGTATCTGCTTGCACACGCGCCTATCGAGCCCGACGACGTCGTGCTTGACATCGGTACGGGTACCGGTATCGTCGCTTTCGAACTTGCGTCGAAGTGTGACCACGTGATAGGGCGGGATATCTACGACGAGTGGCCCCGGTACGCCCGTGAGAAGGCCGAGCAGCGTGGCATAGAGAACGTCTCGTTCAGCCACGGGTCGTTCCGTGAACCGAACGTTGACGAACCAGTGGACGTCGTCATCGCCAGCTATGCCCTCTACATGGCCTACGACGAAGGGGGCGAGGACGAATTACGCGCCGCCATCGGCGGTCTCGCGTCGCTGAATTCGCGGTGCATAGTGATCGCCGACAAGATGCGCTTCGCACCGGTGCAGTCCCCAAGCGATTACGAGACGTTACCACCGATGGGAACCGTCGCCGATCTCCTCGTGGATGCAGGCTTCACGATCACCGATATCGAGATCATCACTAAGTCGGTCGGTGTCATCATCGCCACCCGATAG
- a CDS encoding DUF7558 family protein, with translation MQQTLAGCAFCDAVPGTDVGEAHTWGKDERVTHPICVDCAIQSNPDPDERDHHACDSCGLVVDALAALTRFRVELGHLEGPLQLCARCSPDGPATYWTRDLGDHLVSEP, from the coding sequence ATGCAACAGACACTTGCTGGCTGTGCCTTCTGCGATGCGGTTCCCGGTACAGACGTGGGAGAGGCACATACCTGGGGCAAAGACGAACGAGTCACACACCCGATCTGCGTCGACTGCGCGATCCAGTCGAATCCCGATCCCGACGAGCGTGACCACCACGCCTGCGATAGCTGTGGCCTCGTCGTCGATGCGCTTGCAGCCCTCACACGGTTCCGTGTCGAACTCGGCCACCTGGAAGGTCCACTACAGCTGTGTGCGAGATGTAGTCCCGATGGGCCCGCGACGTACTGGACGCGGGACCTAGGCGACCATCTCGTTAGTGAGCCTTGA